The window CCACCTGCTTTTCGTCAACGCACTGTATGGCTATGCCCTGATTCCGCTGTACAAACTGTTCCCGACTATAGGCTGGTACTACATCGGCGAGATGTTCAGTGTTTTTCTGAGCCTCACCACCATCAGCTACATCATCATCAAAAAGATGGGAAACCAGTGGGGGACATTGATTGCCACCCTATTCGTGGCCATGTTCGCCAGCGACTATTACCTGGTGGTCCAATTTACCCAATGCGCAAGCCTCCTCAGCGCCACCGGCATGCTAGTCTTTGCAAATGCAGTCACCCAGGAACCATCATGCCAAACCACGTCATGCCGAACAACGTCATGCCGAACTCGTTTCGGCATCGGCTCTCTCGTACCAGAGCCTTCACTGCGTAAGCAATGTTTCGGCATCAGCTATCTCCCTTTCGCTTACGCCCTTTTCCTCCTCCTTTGGGGCAGCGTCATGCGCTGGGAAGCCTTCCTTATGGGCATGCCCTTCTTCTGCATCGGCCTCCTTTTCCTGATTAAGCGATGCTGGACAAACAAGGTCCCGGTCATTATAACCCTGACAATCATGTTTACAGCCGCCTTCAGCCTCCACAGCTGGGACCGAAACCTCTATAACACCCCGGAATACAAGCCCTACATGGAAATTCAAAATCCAAGAGCAGCCCTCGGGGATGGTAGCAATTACAACCAAAATGCAGTCTACGAAGATTTAGAAGAAATGGGCCAGTCCGCAAAAGATTACGACATGCTCACCCGCTGGCTGTTCTACGATACAGAGACCTTCGCCAAGGACAGTATGCTGTCCATCGTAGGCGTCATCGGTCAATATCGAGACAAAAACCAGAAAGCCGATATTCCCAGGCAACTGTTAAACGCACTTGGTCACAGTTTAAAGATGCCCATGTTCTGGAGCTGGTTTATTGCAGGCTTAATTATCCTTGCAACAAATCGTAAAAAATTCCCTTACCTGTGGACTAGCCTCGGTTCCATATTCCTTTTAATGACCATGCTCCTGGCCCAAAACCGCCTGGTTTACCGTGTCGAAGGAGGATTCTGGCTCTACACAACCATTCTCGCCATTCCCCTGTGGGCTCCCGTACAGTTCGAGAAAGCAAATCAAATTTTCAACCGAAAAATTGTCATCGTCATCCTTGGGGTTATCGCTTTTGCAAACCTATTCACCTACATTACCAACGGCGATTCCGTAAGAGATCCAAGCACCGGAAAGACCCGCACCTTAGCCGTTGATGATTCCACCGACTATAGCCAAGTCCTTGCCCATATCGACAGCAATCCGAACACAATGTTCCTCGCCAATATGCGCACCTACATGGTGTTTAGCCAGCATAAAATGCCCCCCTATAAGGCAGAACCCTTTGGCAGCTACAGAAACATTATCAGCTTCGGTTATTGGACACCCTATTTGCCAGAAATCACAAAAACCCTAGCCGAATACGGTATTACCAATCCCATGAAGGATGTTGTTCACGAAAACGTGGTTGTCATCAACGAGCCCAAGCTCGGCGATTTTCTAACACGTCATTATTACAGTGATTCCATCGCCGTGGACACCTTACGCACCATCGGAAAAACTGAATTTTACAAGTACAGGCTGGTACAAAAATGAGCGAAGCAAATAGCGAAAAATGGACCACCGAAATCAGACCCAAGTCGAGCCTTTTGAGCATCGACTTTAAAGAGCTGTGGCAGTACCGCGATCTTTACAGAATGTTTGTCAAGCGCGATATTGTCACCTGGTACAAGCAGACCATTCTTGGACCCCTGTGGTTCTTTATCCAGCCCATCATGACCACCATCATGTTCATGGTGGTATTCGGCGGCATCGCCAAAATCAGTACTGACGGTTTGCCCCAGCCACTGTTCTACCTGGCCGGCATCTGCCTTTGGACCTATTTTTCGGAATGCCTGAACCAGACCAGCAAGACCTTCATCGATAACGCCAACGTTTTCGGGAAAGTGTACTTTCCGCGCCTTGTGGTGCCCATGGCAACCGTCACCAGCAACTTGATTCGTTTGGCCATCCAGATGGGTTTGTTCCTTGTCGTTTTCGCCTACTACATGATTTTTACCGACGCTCCGGTTCACCCCAATCTTTACATGCTGCTAACCCCAGTACTCATCATGCTCCTGGCAGGGCTTTCCCTAGGTTTTGGCATTCTCTTTAGCAGCCTGACCACCAAGTATCGCGATTTAACTTTCCTGCTCAGTTTTATTGTACAGCTCTGGATGTACGCCACCCCGGTGATTTATCCGTTAAGCACAATCACCGACCCACGCCTTAAAATGCTGATGCAGGCCAACCCCCTCTCCAGTATCCTTGAGACATTCAAGTTCGGATGGCTTGGCGTAGGCGAATTCAGCTGGGCAGCACTAGGCTACAGCGCTGGCTTCACGGCAGTTCTCTTGGCCCTGGGAATCATCGTATTCAACAGAATCCAAAGAACATTTATGGATACGGTGTAACTTTCTTAACGGATTCCAGAATTTTCACACAGGCAGCCTTTTGCAATCCACAACGATCGGCAACCGCAAGCATATCGTCTTCTGAAGGATTCCCATTTCCGTTCACAGTCATTTCATGTTCCGCCTTATCAACTGTCTTCGTTATATCATAAGCAGGAGACAATTTGTAGGAATGAGCAGACTCGTCATAAAGGAACGCAAAATTCTTCCCATGGTCATCCTTATTTCCGTAGAAAACATTAAAGGCCATTCTACGAAATACCTCATACATATCAGATTGATCCATGCATATTTTTTGTACAACCTGAAACAAATGGCTGTAATCTAAATTCGGAATTCGATGGGAGGTTTCAAGCATGGATGACAAAGAAATCATGTGAATTCTATTCGTACCATCCCGGTCAAAACGTTTCGCACCAAAGAATCCCTCATATTTTTTTGACGGAAAAAGTTTGAACTCATTCACATTTATGCCTGCATCTCGAGCCAACTTATTGGCCTCAAATTCCTTTTTTCCGGCATTCTTAGAATCGTGTGAACATGGAAATTTCACAATCCAGCAATCTTCGCCCACCTTGATATGAGCCTTTGGCCTGGCACCACCACTTGAACCACCCAGGCGATAGACTTCGTCTAGATTCACATTTTCCATTTCATCATTCCAAATCTTATCGGCTTCAGCAGCAAGCATTTCAAGGTCAAAACGCTCTGGGGTTGACATTTCAGAAAAACTAGGTTCATACAGCAATCCACCCATACCATAATCATTGACCAAAGCAAGCCGAGTCAGTGGAGAAACGCGATCTGCATTAATACCCTGCCGGGCAAGCATCCTGCGAAATAAAAGTTCGCCCCAGCCATCAGGCAGGGAATCCGCAAACACCCCGTAAAGGCCATTAAACGTTTTCTTATGATTAACAAACACCTTGTTCGTCAACGGAAGAGAAAATGGAGATAAGGGAAAGCCGTCTTTCAGCCATTCTTCGTCGTACTGAAAAGCAATTTCACCAGACAAGTCTGCCAAATAGCCAACAACCCTCCCGTTGTATTTTATAGTCAGCTTTTTTACAACAGCCAGTTCCATCACAAGTCCTTCAAATTGGTAATAGCAGGCAACCTAAAAAGCATATTGAAATCTTCTAGACAATCTAAAGCCATCGCGATTTTTAGCAAAGACTGCAAAGAAATTTCGCCCAATAGTTCAAAACGACGAACAGAGGCGTAACTAACCCCCGAACGAGCAGACAAATCCTTCTGGGTAATATTCATAGACTGCCTACGAGCCCTCATTCGCGCCACAAGAGCCTCGGTTGCCGCAGGAATCGTCAAAGAATCTACAAAATCTCCAATATCAAATTTTGCTTTCATACTACTAAAATATAAGCAATTATTAAAAAAATTTCAATGATATTACTAATATTTTAGCAGTAATATTCTCAAATAAGAGGTTATTTCAAGGTCGTTTTTTCCGACCATGAAATTTTGAACTGGCCACACTTTATGACCAGATTTCTCCAGCATGGTTCAAGGTCCAAAATTTTGACCTCGATAAGAAGAACGAATACTTGAGGCGCAATTTTTGCACCTCAAACTAAACTCAATCAACGTCAAAGTCCCGAGCAAACGCTTCCAGTGTTTTCAGATTTATTTTAGGAAAGCTTACATCTTTAAGTTCTCTAAAATGTGAATCGTCAGAAACAATGTAATCAGCTTGACACGCAAAGGCGCAGTCCACAAACTTATTGTCGTCA is drawn from Fibrobacter sp. UWR4 and contains these coding sequences:
- a CDS encoding ABC transporter permease; this encodes MSEANSEKWTTEIRPKSSLLSIDFKELWQYRDLYRMFVKRDIVTWYKQTILGPLWFFIQPIMTTIMFMVVFGGIAKISTDGLPQPLFYLAGICLWTYFSECLNQTSKTFIDNANVFGKVYFPRLVVPMATVTSNLIRLAIQMGLFLVVFAYYMIFTDAPVHPNLYMLLTPVLIMLLAGLSLGFGILFSSLTTKYRDLTFLLSFIVQLWMYATPVIYPLSTITDPRLKMLMQANPLSSILETFKFGWLGVGEFSWAALGYSAGFTAVLLALGIIVFNRIQRTFMDTV
- a CDS encoding type II toxin-antitoxin system HipA family toxin, whose amino-acid sequence is MELAVVKKLTIKYNGRVVGYLADLSGEIAFQYDEEWLKDGFPLSPFSLPLTNKVFVNHKKTFNGLYGVFADSLPDGWGELLFRRMLARQGINADRVSPLTRLALVNDYGMGGLLYEPSFSEMSTPERFDLEMLAAEADKIWNDEMENVNLDEVYRLGGSSGGARPKAHIKVGEDCWIVKFPCSHDSKNAGKKEFEANKLARDAGINVNEFKLFPSKKYEGFFGAKRFDRDGTNRIHMISLSSMLETSHRIPNLDYSHLFQVVQKICMDQSDMYEVFRRMAFNVFYGNKDDHGKNFAFLYDESAHSYKLSPAYDITKTVDKAEHEMTVNGNGNPSEDDMLAVADRCGLQKAACVKILESVKKVTPYP
- a CDS encoding helix-turn-helix domain-containing protein, translated to MKAKFDIGDFVDSLTIPAATEALVARMRARRQSMNITQKDLSARSGVSYASVRRFELLGEISLQSLLKIAMALDCLEDFNMLFRLPAITNLKDL